One region of Catenuloplanes indicus genomic DNA includes:
- a CDS encoding DUF6875 domain-containing protein, producing MLTRPGFPGQVLFDAADLHAELPHPLVAGVTGRLLEVLAWAQHYLCGPHPDLGRKGPVCPFVQGSLDRGVFYLAVHRGDTLDPDDLDALLAGYRDWFTALEPAHGPAAQFKTILLTLPDLPDEIARVQVDSAQARLKAAYTERGLMIGEFHDGPPAKGGLWNPDFRPLHSPVPLLAIRHMVPSDFPFLADDPVTLGAYLSRFSGNGPVALRRQVAAAATRFGLDLPAQIQEA from the coding sequence ATGCTGACCCGCCCCGGATTCCCCGGCCAGGTGCTGTTCGACGCGGCCGACCTGCACGCCGAACTGCCGCACCCGCTCGTCGCCGGCGTCACCGGCCGGCTGCTCGAGGTGCTCGCCTGGGCACAGCACTACCTCTGCGGGCCGCACCCGGACCTCGGCCGGAAGGGACCGGTGTGCCCGTTCGTGCAGGGCTCGCTGGACCGCGGCGTGTTCTACCTGGCGGTGCACCGGGGCGACACGCTCGACCCGGACGACCTGGACGCGCTGCTGGCCGGGTACCGGGACTGGTTCACCGCGCTGGAACCCGCGCACGGCCCGGCCGCCCAGTTCAAGACGATCCTGCTCACGCTGCCCGACCTGCCGGACGAGATCGCCCGGGTGCAGGTGGACAGCGCGCAGGCCCGGCTCAAGGCCGCGTACACCGAGCGCGGCTTGATGATCGGCGAGTTCCACGACGGGCCACCGGCCAAGGGCGGGCTGTGGAACCCGGACTTCCGGCCGCTGCACAGCCCGGTGCCGCTGCTGGCGATCCGGCACATGGTGCCCAGCGACTTCCCGTTCCTCGCCGACGACCCGGTGACGCTCGGCGCGTACCTGAGCCGCTTCTCCGGCAATGGCCCGGTGGCGCTGCGCCGGCAGGTCGCGGCCGCCGCCACCCGCTTCGGGCTCGACCTGCCCGCACAGATCCAGGAGGCCTGA
- a CDS encoding non-ribosomal peptide synthetase — protein MPASLTQRRLWLLDQLSPGSATYNIAWLVVLDGPLDGPALEAALTRLVARHESLRTHFTAVDGEPAQVVAPAGPVRLHPVETGDDWRRHVNEAARRPFDLAAGPLNRFTLLRRPDGSHALVWVVHHAVADGWSFGVLFGELAAAYAGEALPDAPMQYGDFAIWQREQAARGAFDDDLDHWHRALAGAPVLLDLPADRPRPPEQDDAGGTVTCDVPAELTARLHRGRSTLLLAGFQALLHRLTGQDDLLVGLPVAARTRPQTRDVVGFFANTLALRAVFPEGVTFGQLVTAAQDSVAAAQTRQEAPFEQVVERLAVPRSLSHPPLVQVMFALEEAPPPRTAAGLTITPELWENGTVKFDLTLTVEERADRLRLRVTYRSGLFDETRVRALTGQYLALLEAGLDRPGTPVATLPMLRPGDRERLRGYGTGDPLPAVADLTRLTGDAIAVSGPDGRLSYRELDARANRLAHLLHAHGAGPDTPVGLALGRSTWLVAAILAVWRAGAGYLPLDPGLPPARIATMLADARPPVVLTDAPFDDPRSTVVRVDTADLDRFPASAPPPVETHPDALAYLLYTSGSTGRPKGVAVPHAAVTDLLAGFHAVLGLTAADRVAAVTTHAFDISVVELVLPLLAGARIEMIDADTARDAALLRAALAGRRVTVAQGTPATWRMLVTAGGVPAGVRLRISGGEALSRDLADRLRDGGTVINGYGPSETTVYSTAGPAGPDGPVSLGRPTPNTTVYLLDAAGRPVPEGVVGELHIGGPGVARGYLGQPGATAARFRPDPYRAGGRLYATGDLGRWRADGTLDFLGRADAQLKVRGFRIEPGEIETLLREHPAVAEAVVTARDGGRLAAYVVTTGERSAAGLWPQLRSGLAARLPDYMIPAALVVLDALPRTASGKADRAALPEPSWRETTATPAVLARTPVESELSALWREVLNLPEVGVHDNFFALGGHSLNAARLIARIRTAFGADVTLRDLFAAPTVAELAPLLDRATRPASPHTGPARPAPDRLPDSLDSLSDAEIDALLDALTSEEES, from the coding sequence CTGCCGGCCTCGCTCACCCAGCGGCGGCTGTGGCTGCTCGACCAGCTGAGCCCGGGCTCCGCCACGTACAACATCGCCTGGCTCGTGGTCCTGGACGGGCCGCTGGACGGGCCGGCGCTGGAGGCCGCGCTGACCCGGCTGGTGGCCCGGCACGAGAGCCTGCGCACGCACTTCACGGCCGTGGACGGCGAACCGGCCCAGGTGGTCGCGCCGGCCGGCCCGGTCCGGCTGCACCCGGTCGAGACCGGCGACGACTGGCGGCGGCACGTCAACGAGGCGGCCCGCCGCCCGTTCGACCTGGCCGCCGGCCCGCTGAACCGGTTCACGCTGCTGCGCCGGCCGGACGGCTCGCACGCGCTGGTCTGGGTGGTGCACCACGCGGTCGCGGACGGCTGGTCGTTCGGCGTGCTCTTCGGCGAGCTGGCCGCGGCGTACGCGGGCGAGGCACTGCCGGACGCGCCGATGCAGTACGGCGACTTCGCGATCTGGCAGCGCGAGCAGGCCGCGCGCGGCGCGTTCGACGACGACCTGGACCACTGGCACCGCGCGCTCGCCGGCGCCCCGGTGCTGCTCGACCTGCCCGCCGACCGGCCGCGCCCGCCCGAACAGGACGACGCCGGCGGCACGGTCACCTGCGACGTGCCGGCGGAGCTGACCGCGCGGCTCCACCGGGGGAGGAGCACGCTGCTGCTGGCCGGTTTCCAGGCGCTGCTGCACCGGCTCACCGGCCAGGACGACCTGCTGGTCGGGCTGCCGGTCGCGGCCCGCACCCGGCCGCAGACCCGGGACGTGGTCGGCTTCTTCGCGAACACGCTCGCGCTGCGCGCCGTGTTCCCGGAAGGCGTCACGTTCGGGCAGCTGGTGACCGCGGCGCAGGACTCGGTCGCGGCCGCACAGACCCGGCAGGAGGCGCCGTTCGAGCAGGTCGTGGAGCGGCTCGCGGTGCCGCGCAGCCTCTCCCACCCGCCGCTGGTGCAGGTGATGTTCGCGCTGGAGGAGGCGCCGCCGCCGCGGACCGCGGCCGGGCTGACCATCACGCCGGAGCTGTGGGAGAACGGCACCGTCAAGTTCGACCTCACGCTCACCGTGGAGGAGCGCGCGGACCGGCTGCGGCTGCGCGTCACGTACCGGTCGGGGCTGTTCGACGAGACGCGCGTCCGCGCGCTGACCGGGCAGTACCTGGCGCTGCTGGAGGCGGGCCTGGACCGGCCGGGGACCCCGGTCGCCACGCTGCCGATGCTGCGACCCGGGGACCGGGAACGGCTGCGCGGGTACGGCACGGGGGACCCGCTGCCGGCGGTGGCGGACCTGACCCGGCTGACCGGGGACGCGATCGCGGTGTCCGGGCCGGACGGCCGGCTCAGCTACCGGGAGCTGGACGCGCGGGCGAACCGGCTCGCGCACCTGCTGCACGCGCACGGCGCCGGGCCGGACACGCCGGTCGGGCTGGCGCTGGGCCGCAGCACGTGGCTGGTCGCGGCGATCCTGGCGGTCTGGCGGGCCGGTGCCGGCTACCTGCCGCTCGACCCGGGCCTGCCACCGGCCCGGATCGCCACCATGCTGGCCGACGCCCGCCCACCGGTCGTGCTCACCGACGCGCCGTTCGACGATCCACGATCGACCGTCGTACGGGTGGACACCGCCGATCTGGACCGGTTCCCCGCGTCCGCGCCACCGCCGGTGGAGACGCACCCGGACGCGCTGGCCTACCTGCTCTACACGTCCGGGTCGACCGGCCGGCCGAAGGGCGTCGCGGTGCCGCACGCGGCCGTCACCGACCTGCTCGCCGGCTTCCACGCGGTGCTCGGGCTGACCGCGGCGGACCGGGTCGCGGCCGTGACCACGCACGCGTTCGACATCTCCGTCGTCGAGCTGGTGCTGCCGCTGCTGGCCGGTGCGCGAATCGAGATGATCGACGCGGACACCGCCCGGGATGCCGCGCTGCTGCGGGCCGCGCTCGCCGGCCGGCGCGTCACCGTCGCGCAGGGCACGCCGGCGACCTGGCGGATGCTGGTCACCGCCGGTGGCGTACCCGCGGGGGTGCGGTTGCGGATCAGCGGCGGCGAGGCGCTCTCCCGGGACCTGGCCGACCGGCTCCGCGACGGCGGCACGGTGATCAACGGGTACGGGCCGTCGGAGACCACGGTCTACTCCACCGCGGGACCGGCCGGCCCGGACGGGCCGGTCAGCCTGGGCCGGCCGACGCCGAACACGACCGTGTACCTGCTCGACGCGGCCGGGCGGCCGGTGCCTGAGGGGGTGGTCGGCGAGCTGCACATCGGCGGGCCGGGCGTGGCGCGCGGCTACCTCGGGCAGCCCGGTGCGACCGCGGCCCGGTTCCGGCCGGACCCGTACCGTGCGGGTGGCCGGCTCTACGCGACCGGGGACCTCGGGCGATGGCGGGCCGACGGCACGCTCGACTTCCTCGGCCGCGCCGACGCCCAGCTGAAGGTGCGCGGCTTCCGGATCGAGCCGGGTGAGATCGAGACGCTGCTGCGCGAGCACCCCGCCGTCGCCGAGGCGGTGGTGACCGCGCGGGACGGCGGCCGGCTCGCCGCCTACGTCGTCACCACCGGCGAGCGGAGCGCGGCCGGGCTCTGGCCGCAGCTGCGCTCCGGGCTCGCGGCGCGGCTGCCGGACTACATGATCCCGGCCGCGCTGGTGGTGCTGGACGCGCTGCCGCGCACCGCGAGCGGCAAGGCCGACCGGGCGGCGCTGCCCGAGCCGTCCTGGCGGGAGACGACCGCGACACCGGCCGTGCTCGCCCGTACCCCGGTGGAGTCGGAGCTCTCCGCGCTCTGGCGCGAGGTGCTGAACCTGCCCGAGGTCGGCGTCCACGACAACTTCTTCGCGCTCGGCGGGCACTCGCTCAACGCGGCCCGGCTGATCGCCCGGATCCGTACCGCGTTCGGCGCGGACGTCACGCTGCGCGACCTGTTCGCGGCGCCGACCGTCGCCGAGCTCGCACCGCTGCTCGACCGGGCCACCCGCCCGGCATCACCGCACACCGGCCCGGCACGACCGGCGCCGGACCGGCTTCCGGACTCGCTCGACTCGCTCTCCGACGCCGAGATCGACGCGCTGCTGGACGCACTGACCTCGGAGGAGGAGTCATGA
- a CDS encoding amino acid adenylation domain-containing protein yields the protein MSTESPAPRSDAPRSDVPREGKRALLARLLTERARAPRTHPASFGQQRLWFLDRFAGGTAVYHIPVAFHLRGPVDPAALRAALSTVVARHETLRTTFAESGGEVVQIVHPALPVELEIADASGGTRVEGRALAAEFGRRPFDLATGPLLRAALIRLGPDEHVLTLVLHHIISDAWSLGVLFTELNAAYTAARDGRDPALPPLPVQYADFARWQRGQLGGDLLTGQLDYWLGHLRGAPALLTLPTDRHRPAVREHRGAVHYLTLPPALVDRVTAFNQDTGVTMFMTLLAVFQTVLARHAGQDDVVIGTPVAGRGHPDLEGLVGFFVNTVALRLSSVGRPSLRTLAARAREVTLNGLGNADLPFERLVEELQPERSLAHTPVFQAQLILQNAPHAPFRLGDTAATSLELDTGTAKFDLTLVGEATPSGGLRLAVEYDTDLFDASTIDRLTRHLSTLLTAGVAAPDRPLHLIPLLRGAERWEVLTGWNDTDRGTPPDGSVLGLIDPVAGATVTGPDGTRDTAALLERAGRIAARLRDAGVTADTPVGLCMTRGTGMLAAVLGVWWAGAGYLPLDPELPEDRLRYMLTDSGTRVVLTDASVAARLGDVLATAPTVLIDADLPAVAPERQPVHPDGLAYLIYTSGSTGRPKGVAVPHRAVVNLVASFHDDLDLGDGDVFAAVTTLSFDISVLELLVPLVRGIRLEIVGAAEAGDGAALRARLESSGATAMQATPATWRLLLASGGVPDRLRLRLCGGEVLPRDLADRLLTGDARLWNCYGPTETTVWSAAGAVPPAPAPIGLGTPIANTRVYVLDEALQPVPAGVVGEIYIGGTGVVRGYHGRAGLTARRFLPDPYADTPGARLYATGDLARRRADGRLEFLGRGDHQIKVRGFRIEPGEIEAVLRADPRVADAVVGAWTGGDGDTRLAGHIVAADGADPATLPDLLRPVLAARLPGYMVPSHLDVLPALPLNANGKVDRGALPAPRWGDQTAPAVAPRTPVEQVLAGIWQDVLRGGPVGAHDDFFRLGGHSLLGAQVVARTSDTFGISVPIRVLFEAPTVATMASALTAFEPEPGHLHAVAAVRLEVAGLSDEELHRMLEEKP from the coding sequence ATGAGCACCGAATCCCCGGCGCCGCGATCGGATGCGCCGCGATCGGATGTGCCGCGTGAGGGTAAGCGGGCGTTGCTGGCCCGGCTGCTGACCGAGCGGGCGCGGGCGCCGCGTACCCACCCGGCCTCGTTCGGGCAGCAGCGGCTGTGGTTCCTGGACCGGTTCGCCGGCGGTACCGCGGTCTACCACATCCCGGTCGCGTTCCACCTGCGCGGACCGGTCGACCCGGCCGCGCTGCGCGCCGCGCTGTCCACCGTGGTCGCGCGGCACGAGACGCTGCGGACCACGTTCGCGGAGTCCGGTGGCGAGGTGGTGCAGATCGTGCACCCGGCCCTGCCGGTGGAACTGGAGATCGCCGACGCGTCCGGTGGCACCCGCGTCGAGGGCCGGGCGCTCGCGGCCGAGTTCGGGCGGCGGCCGTTCGACCTGGCCACCGGGCCGCTGCTGCGCGCCGCGCTGATCCGGCTCGGCCCGGACGAGCACGTGCTCACACTGGTGCTGCACCACATCATCTCGGACGCCTGGTCGCTCGGCGTGCTGTTCACCGAGCTGAACGCCGCGTACACGGCCGCGCGGGACGGCCGCGACCCGGCGCTGCCGCCGCTGCCGGTGCAGTACGCGGACTTCGCCCGCTGGCAGCGCGGGCAGCTCGGCGGCGACCTGCTCACCGGTCAGCTCGACTACTGGCTCGGCCACCTGCGCGGCGCGCCGGCGCTGCTCACGTTGCCCACCGACCGGCACCGGCCCGCGGTCCGCGAGCACCGCGGCGCCGTGCACTACCTGACGCTGCCGCCCGCGCTGGTCGACCGGGTCACCGCGTTCAACCAGGACACCGGCGTCACCATGTTCATGACGCTGCTGGCCGTGTTCCAGACCGTGCTGGCCCGGCACGCCGGCCAGGACGACGTGGTGATCGGCACCCCGGTCGCCGGGCGCGGCCACCCGGACCTGGAGGGGCTGGTCGGGTTCTTCGTCAACACGGTCGCGCTGCGGCTGTCGTCGGTCGGCCGGCCGTCGCTGCGCACGCTGGCCGCCCGCGCCCGCGAGGTCACGCTGAACGGGCTCGGCAACGCGGACCTGCCGTTCGAACGGCTGGTCGAGGAACTGCAGCCGGAGCGCAGCCTCGCGCACACGCCGGTGTTCCAGGCACAGCTGATCCTGCAGAACGCGCCGCACGCGCCGTTCCGGCTCGGCGACACGGCCGCGACGTCGCTGGAGCTGGACACCGGCACCGCCAAGTTCGACCTGACCCTGGTCGGCGAGGCCACGCCGTCCGGCGGGCTGCGGCTGGCCGTCGAGTACGACACCGACCTGTTCGACGCGTCCACGATCGACCGGCTCACCCGGCACCTGAGCACGCTGCTCACCGCGGGCGTCGCCGCACCGGACCGGCCGCTGCACCTGATCCCGCTGCTGCGCGGCGCGGAACGGTGGGAGGTGCTGACCGGCTGGAACGACACCGACCGGGGTACGCCGCCGGACGGCTCCGTGCTCGGCCTGATCGACCCGGTCGCCGGTGCCACCGTCACCGGGCCGGACGGCACGCGGGACACCGCCGCGCTGCTGGAGCGCGCCGGGCGGATCGCGGCCCGGCTGCGCGACGCCGGCGTCACCGCGGACACGCCGGTCGGGCTGTGCATGACGCGCGGCACCGGGATGCTCGCGGCCGTGCTCGGCGTGTGGTGGGCCGGCGCCGGATACCTGCCGCTGGACCCGGAACTGCCGGAGGACCGGCTGCGGTACATGCTCACCGACTCCGGCACGCGGGTGGTGCTCACCGACGCGTCCGTGGCGGCCCGGCTGGGCGACGTGCTGGCGACCGCGCCGACCGTGCTGATCGACGCGGACCTCCCGGCGGTGGCGCCGGAGCGGCAGCCGGTGCATCCGGACGGGCTCGCGTATCTGATCTACACGTCCGGGTCGACCGGGCGGCCGAAGGGCGTGGCCGTGCCGCACCGGGCCGTGGTCAACCTGGTCGCGTCGTTCCACGACGACCTCGATCTCGGTGACGGTGACGTGTTCGCGGCCGTCACCACGCTGTCGTTCGACATCTCCGTGCTGGAGCTGCTGGTCCCGCTGGTCCGCGGCATCCGGCTGGAGATCGTCGGCGCGGCCGAGGCCGGTGACGGCGCCGCGCTGCGGGCCCGGCTGGAGTCGTCCGGCGCGACCGCGATGCAGGCCACGCCGGCCACCTGGCGGCTGCTGCTCGCGTCCGGTGGCGTGCCGGACCGGTTGCGGCTGCGGCTCTGCGGCGGCGAGGTGCTGCCCCGCGACCTGGCCGACCGGCTGCTGACCGGCGACGCCCGGCTGTGGAACTGCTACGGCCCGACCGAGACCACGGTCTGGTCCGCGGCCGGGGCCGTGCCGCCCGCACCGGCGCCGATCGGGCTCGGCACGCCGATCGCGAACACCCGCGTCTACGTGCTCGACGAGGCGCTGCAACCGGTACCGGCCGGCGTGGTCGGCGAGATCTACATCGGCGGCACCGGTGTGGTGCGCGGCTACCACGGCCGCGCCGGGCTGACCGCGCGCCGGTTCCTGCCCGACCCGTACGCCGACACGCCCGGTGCCCGCCTCTACGCCACCGGCGACCTGGCCCGCCGCCGCGCCGACGGGCGGCTGGAGTTCCTCGGCCGCGGCGACCACCAGATCAAGGTGCGCGGCTTCCGGATCGAACCCGGCGAGATCGAGGCCGTGCTGCGCGCGGACCCCCGGGTCGCGGACGCGGTCGTCGGTGCCTGGACCGGCGGCGACGGCGACACCCGGCTCGCCGGGCACATCGTGGCCGCGGACGGCGCCGACCCGGCCACGTTGCCGGATCTGCTGCGCCCGGTGCTGGCCGCGCGGCTGCCCGGCTACATGGTCCCGTCGCACCTGGACGTGCTGCCCGCGTTGCCGCTGAACGCGAACGGCAAGGTCGACCGCGGCGCGCTGCCCGCACCGCGCTGGGGTGATCAGACCGCGCCGGCGGTCGCCCCGCGTACCCCGGTGGAACAGGTTCTGGCCGGGATCTGGCAGGACGTGCTGCGCGGCGGCCCGGTCGGCGCGCACGACGACTTCTTCCGGCTCGGCGGCCACTCGCTGCTCGGCGCGCAGGTGGTCGCGCGCACGTCCGACACCTTCGGGATCAGCGTGCCGATCCGGGTGCTGTTCGAGGCGCCGACCGTGGCCACGATGGCGTCCGCGCTGACCGCGTTCGAACCCGAGCCCGGCCACCTGCACGCGGTCGCCGCGGTCCGCCTCGAGGTGGCCGGCCTGTCCGACGAGGAACTGCACCGCATGCTGGAGGAGAAGCCATGA
- a CDS encoding FAD-dependent oxidoreductase → MTGPQEHAVVVGAGLAGSLTAVFLARRGYRVSVYERRPDPRTAGTAATGRSINLGLSARGMAALDEAGLLDAVLARGVPMRGRVVHRPDGTTRFQPYGVREHEILHSVLRDDLLRLLVDTASAHPDVSFHFGRTLTGLDRDKGTVEVADPAETVEADLIVGADGVFSAARRHLQHGLRADYAQEFLPWGYTELTIPAGPGGVPRVRLEALHVWPGEDALMVAHPNRDGSLTCSLFMAHEGPVSFAALRDRAAIHAFADAAFPDARELMPDLADELLAHPVGRLVTVRTAPWRHEDRVVLVGDAAHAVYPFFGQGMNAAFEDCLVLDACLGRHPDRGTALAAYEAARRPHTDVLADLSAANFTELRARVHRPGYVLAAAADRALSRLLPHRWVPLYTLVAHTTTPYADALARVRRQRRALAAAVTVGTAVAVLAARLSLRGRAC, encoded by the coding sequence ATGACCGGCCCACAGGAACATGCGGTCGTCGTCGGCGCGGGGCTCGCCGGCTCGCTGACCGCGGTGTTCCTCGCCCGCCGCGGGTATCGCGTGTCCGTCTACGAACGCCGGCCGGACCCGCGCACCGCCGGCACCGCGGCCACCGGCCGATCGATCAACCTCGGGCTGTCCGCGCGCGGCATGGCCGCGCTCGACGAGGCCGGGCTGCTCGACGCCGTACTCGCCCGCGGCGTGCCGATGCGCGGCCGGGTGGTGCACCGGCCCGACGGCACGACCAGATTTCAGCCGTACGGTGTGCGCGAGCACGAGATCCTGCACTCGGTCCTTCGCGACGACCTGCTCCGGCTGCTCGTCGACACCGCGTCCGCGCACCCGGACGTCAGCTTCCACTTCGGACGGACGCTGACCGGTCTGGACCGGGACAAGGGCACGGTGGAGGTCGCCGATCCGGCCGAGACCGTCGAGGCCGACCTGATCGTCGGCGCGGACGGCGTGTTCTCCGCCGCGCGCCGCCACCTGCAGCACGGGCTGCGCGCCGACTACGCGCAGGAGTTCCTGCCGTGGGGCTACACCGAGCTGACCATCCCGGCCGGCCCCGGCGGCGTGCCCCGGGTGCGCCTCGAGGCGCTGCACGTCTGGCCGGGCGAGGACGCGCTGATGGTCGCGCACCCCAACCGGGACGGCTCGCTGACCTGCTCGCTGTTCATGGCGCACGAGGGGCCGGTCAGCTTCGCGGCGCTGCGTGACCGGGCCGCGATCCACGCGTTCGCCGACGCCGCGTTCCCGGACGCGCGCGAGCTGATGCCGGACCTGGCCGACGAGCTGCTGGCCCACCCGGTCGGCCGGCTCGTCACCGTGCGCACGGCGCCGTGGCGGCACGAGGACCGGGTGGTGCTGGTCGGCGACGCGGCGCACGCGGTCTACCCGTTCTTCGGGCAGGGGATGAACGCGGCGTTCGAGGACTGCCTGGTGCTGGACGCCTGCCTGGGCCGGCACCCGGACCGGGGGACCGCGCTGGCCGCGTACGAGGCCGCGCGCCGCCCGCACACCGACGTGCTCGCCGACCTGTCCGCCGCGAACTTCACCGAGCTGCGGGCACGCGTGCACCGGCCCGGGTACGTGCTGGCCGCGGCCGCGGACCGGGCGCTGTCCCGGCTGCTGCCGCACCGCTGGGTGCCGCTCTACACGCTGGTCGCGCACACCACCACGCCGTACGCGGACGCGCTCGCCCGGGTACGCCGCCAGCGCCGGGCGCTCGCCGCGGCCGTGACCGTGGGTACCGCCGTCGCCGTGCTGGCCGCCCGTCTCTCCCTGCGGGGGCGGGCATGCTGA